The proteins below are encoded in one region of Blastocatellia bacterium:
- a CDS encoding acyl-CoA dehydratase activase, translated as MICGIDVGSTTCKYVLASSEGEIIDQAYERHNTKQVEKVLEFLTRLEQQHGLTPERDRVFFTGSGSGLIAKLVGGKVVQEVVAVAAAVEKLHPDVQFVSEIGGEDMKTIFFTGSNGTKNKQVLMQSACSGGTGTFIEKTARKLQIPPEQLSQMTYEGRTLHKISSKCGIFAEADANTLLKAGVSIEEIIASLFEAVVYQNLATLTKGNTPLPEVLLLGGPNLFFRGLQEAWRHHLSKLWQERKVALPAGKDPAELIQVPTNALYYAALGCIEAGRGEPERVGRYAGTERLKWWIEEGQHEEKQKEGKRGLWREPEELHAFKAIYGRPNGRTHSEPAVNVELTQVVVGCDFGSTTAKAVCLSPQKELVFSCYALSKGNPIEDARALFRQIRQALGSSGQILSLGITGYGKDLLKGIVGADCAVVETVAHATAGLHFFPDADCICDVGGVDVKIMILNNGTVADFRLNSQCSSGNGAFLQGVAERFNIELGEIADRAFAAQAIPQLSMGCGVFLQSDIVNQQRKGWQAEEILAGLCAILPLNVWIYAGGLNNLSQIGKKFILQGGSHKNLAVVKAQVDFIKSKIPDAEVVVHPYSGEAGAIGAALVALDWWQRGGQTGFRGFQVIEELSYETTTSLDTVCKWCPVSCQRTFIDVRLPGGKGRPWSKVPLAEGWERVIVNNSCPKGLVEDANEMRVIKAEMEKTKHAFPNIADMVRAQAFHRFAG; from the coding sequence ATGATTTGCGGCATTGATGTTGGCAGCACCACATGCAAATACGTGCTGGCATCGTCTGAGGGTGAAATCATTGATCAAGCGTATGAGCGGCACAACACCAAACAGGTGGAAAAGGTGTTGGAGTTTTTGACGCGATTGGAGCAGCAGCACGGCCTCACGCCGGAGCGAGATCGAGTCTTCTTCACGGGTTCCGGCTCAGGATTGATTGCCAAGCTGGTCGGCGGCAAAGTTGTTCAGGAAGTGGTCGCCGTGGCCGCCGCTGTCGAGAAGCTCCATCCTGATGTGCAGTTTGTCAGCGAGATCGGCGGCGAAGATATGAAGACGATCTTCTTCACCGGCTCGAACGGGACGAAGAATAAGCAAGTGCTTATGCAAAGCGCATGCTCAGGCGGCACGGGAACGTTCATTGAGAAGACGGCGCGCAAGCTCCAGATTCCACCGGAGCAGCTCTCGCAGATGACATACGAAGGGCGCACGCTGCACAAAATCAGCAGCAAGTGCGGCATCTTCGCTGAAGCCGACGCCAACACGTTGTTGAAAGCGGGCGTCTCCATTGAAGAGATCATTGCGTCGTTGTTTGAGGCTGTGGTTTATCAAAACCTGGCGACCTTAACCAAGGGCAACACGCCGTTGCCGGAAGTCTTGCTGCTGGGTGGACCGAATCTTTTCTTCCGTGGCTTACAGGAAGCATGGCGGCATCACCTCAGCAAACTCTGGCAAGAGAGAAAAGTGGCGCTGCCTGCCGGCAAGGACCCGGCCGAGTTGATCCAAGTTCCTACCAATGCGCTCTACTACGCTGCGCTCGGCTGCATCGAAGCAGGACGCGGAGAGCCGGAGCGCGTCGGTCGTTATGCCGGCACTGAGCGATTGAAATGGTGGATCGAAGAGGGTCAACACGAAGAGAAGCAGAAGGAAGGGAAACGCGGATTGTGGCGTGAGCCGGAGGAATTGCACGCCTTCAAAGCGATCTATGGCCGTCCCAATGGTCGGACACACTCTGAGCCGGCGGTCAACGTAGAGTTGACTCAGGTCGTCGTCGGGTGTGACTTCGGTTCAACCACGGCTAAGGCCGTCTGTCTCTCGCCGCAGAAGGAACTGGTCTTTTCCTGCTACGCGCTCAGCAAGGGAAATCCGATCGAAGACGCTCGGGCGCTCTTCCGGCAAATTCGACAGGCGCTTGGCAGCAGCGGTCAGATTCTTTCGCTCGGCATCACCGGATACGGCAAAGACCTGCTCAAAGGCATTGTCGGCGCCGATTGCGCCGTGGTCGAAACGGTGGCGCATGCGACTGCCGGACTGCACTTCTTCCCTGACGCCGATTGTATTTGCGACGTCGGCGGCGTGGATGTCAAGATCATGATTCTGAATAACGGCACTGTCGCCGATTTCCGCCTGAACTCGCAGTGTTCATCTGGCAACGGCGCATTTCTTCAAGGTGTGGCTGAGCGGTTCAATATCGAACTCGGCGAGATTGCCGACCGCGCGTTCGCGGCGCAAGCCATCCCGCAGTTGTCAATGGGCTGCGGCGTCTTCCTCCAGAGCGACATCGTCAATCAGCAGCGCAAAGGCTGGCAGGCAGAAGAAATTCTGGCTGGCTTGTGCGCCATTCTGCCGCTCAATGTGTGGATTTATGCCGGCGGGTTGAACAACCTGTCACAGATCGGCAAGAAATTCATCTTGCAAGGCGGCAGTCATAAGAATTTGGCTGTGGTCAAAGCCCAGGTGGATTTCATCAAGTCGAAGATTCCGGATGCTGAGGTAGTGGTGCACCCGTATTCGGGCGAAGCCGGCGCGATTGGCGCGGCACTGGTGGCGCTCGATTGGTGGCAGCGCGGCGGGCAGACCGGTTTCCGCGGGTTTCAGGTTATCGAGGAGTTGAGCTACGAGACCACAACCTCGCTCGACACGGTCTGCAAATGGTGTCCCGTCTCTTGCCAGCGTACCTTCATTGATGTTCGGCTTCCCGGCGGCAAAGGCCGACCCTGGAGCAAAGTGCCGCTAGCCGAAGGATGGGAACGCGTGATCGTCAATAACTCTTGTCCCAAAGGACTGGTGGAAGATGCCAACGAAATGCGGGTGATTAAAGCCGAGATGGAGAAGACTAAACATGCCTTTCCCAACATTGCGGACATGGTTCGGGCCCAAGCCTTCCACCGCTTTGCCGGCTAA
- a CDS encoding acyl-CoA dehydratase activase-related protein — protein MPFPTLRTWFGPKPSTALPAKTKDRSGLRVGIPKVLNIWSTHQFWIGFLKALGIPGENIVFSSDTSEEQFREFGKGRGTVDCCYPVKCMSGHYGELIFGQKKKINVLLSPMIYTLPSFLRGHVLDTATCTRVMAGPENIRAGFQKERDVFAENDIIYASPFVSMGDPQMVPKELYESLKDVFDLDFEETRRAVEAGYEALENFNRRMRAKSREILTWCARNQKPCILILARPYHMDPGIGHEIEVNLQTHGYPILWMQYFPIDDDLMNWLFGPDLRAGRIRSPFDISDVWDSSYSSNTNEILWGAKVAARCPWITCVIRFSSYECGMDQPTYTPTQKIVEASRTLFFKFGDLDATKPAGSVNIRVETIVHYVEKYSQEIIQRKLAWLPEPCPLL, from the coding sequence ATGCCTTTCCCAACATTGCGGACATGGTTCGGGCCCAAGCCTTCCACCGCTTTGCCGGCTAAGACGAAGGATCGTTCAGGTCTTCGCGTCGGCATTCCCAAGGTCCTGAACATCTGGAGCACGCATCAATTCTGGATCGGATTTTTGAAGGCGTTGGGCATTCCTGGCGAGAATATCGTCTTCAGCTCCGATACCTCGGAAGAGCAATTCCGCGAATTTGGCAAAGGCCGCGGCACGGTGGATTGCTGCTATCCGGTCAAGTGCATGAGCGGGCACTACGGTGAATTGATCTTCGGTCAAAAGAAGAAAATCAACGTGCTCCTGAGTCCGATGATCTACACATTGCCGTCGTTTCTTCGTGGGCATGTGCTCGACACGGCTACTTGCACCCGCGTCATGGCAGGACCGGAAAACATCCGCGCCGGCTTTCAAAAAGAGCGGGACGTCTTCGCTGAAAACGACATCATCTATGCCTCTCCGTTCGTGAGCATGGGCGATCCGCAGATGGTGCCCAAAGAGCTGTATGAATCGCTCAAAGATGTATTCGATCTCGACTTCGAGGAAACACGCCGAGCTGTGGAAGCCGGATATGAGGCGCTAGAAAATTTCAATCGTCGAATGCGCGCCAAAAGCCGAGAAATTCTCACCTGGTGCGCGCGCAACCAGAAGCCCTGCATCTTGATCTTAGCGCGTCCTTATCACATGGACCCTGGCATTGGCCATGAGATTGAAGTGAACCTGCAAACACATGGCTACCCGATTCTGTGGATGCAGTACTTCCCGATTGATGATGACCTGATGAACTGGTTATTCGGTCCCGACCTCCGCGCTGGTCGCATCCGCAGTCCCTTTGATATTTCCGATGTGTGGGATTCTTCCTACAGCAGCAACACAAACGAAATCCTATGGGGCGCCAAAGTCGCCGCTCGATGTCCGTGGATCACGTGCGTGATTCGGTTCTCCAGCTATGAGTGCGGCATGGATCAGCCGACCTACACGCCGACTCAGAAGATTGTCGAGGCGTCCCGCACGCTCTTCTTCAAGTTCGGCGATCTGGACGCTACCAAGCCCGCCGGCAGCGTCAACATTCGTGTGGAAACCATCGTCCATTACGTTGAGAAGTATTCTCAGGAGATCATTCAAAGAAAGTTGGCCTGGCTGCCCGAGCCATGTCCATTGTTGTGA
- a CDS encoding aminotransferase class V-fold PLP-dependent enzyme, whose amino-acid sequence MNEALRALFPITQHYVYLNHAAVGPLSVRSLQAIQRFLQEATTEAGLKWMAWMQEAERVRQQAARLINAKPSEIAFMQNTSAALSAIANGIDWRVGDNVVSCGCEFPSNIYPWMRLQQYGVQLRLAPERDGRIETDELLSLVDERTRVVTVSFVQFINGFRMDLSTIGHFCRQRGILFVVDAIQGLGALRLDVERDAIDALAADAHKFLLGPEGITIMYISERIMPLIQPTIVGWTSVKNSFDKLLDYELNYRDGALRYEPGSLNSMGIHALGASLDLFLEVGIDRIEQHLLNLTDYLVAGLREKGYRVISSRRPGEASAIVCCMHEQVPAVELHRRLLAHRIVVVQRLGRLRISPHFYNTSEEIDALLEHLP is encoded by the coding sequence ATGAACGAAGCTCTTCGCGCGCTATTCCCCATCACACAGCATTATGTTTATTTGAACCATGCGGCGGTCGGCCCATTATCCGTCCGCTCGCTCCAAGCGATACAACGGTTCTTACAGGAAGCCACCACGGAGGCTGGGTTGAAGTGGATGGCGTGGATGCAAGAAGCTGAGCGCGTGCGCCAGCAAGCAGCCCGATTGATCAACGCGAAGCCGTCAGAGATTGCTTTTATGCAGAACACATCGGCGGCACTGTCGGCCATTGCCAACGGGATTGATTGGCGCGTCGGCGACAATGTTGTCAGTTGTGGTTGTGAATTTCCGTCAAACATCTATCCCTGGATGCGGCTGCAACAGTATGGCGTGCAACTGCGCCTGGCGCCGGAGCGCGACGGTCGCATCGAGACGGACGAGCTGCTGTCGCTGGTAGATGAGCGGACGCGCGTCGTCACCGTCAGCTTCGTTCAGTTCATCAACGGCTTTCGCATGGACCTGTCAACCATCGGCCACTTTTGTCGGCAGCGCGGTATTCTGTTTGTCGTTGACGCGATTCAGGGGCTTGGCGCGCTCCGTCTGGACGTTGAGCGAGACGCAATTGATGCGCTGGCGGCTGATGCGCACAAGTTCCTGCTTGGCCCGGAAGGCATCACCATCATGTACATCTCCGAGCGAATCATGCCGCTGATTCAACCCACAATTGTTGGTTGGACGTCGGTCAAAAATAGCTTCGACAAGCTGCTCGATTATGAGTTGAATTACCGCGACGGCGCGCTGCGTTATGAGCCTGGTTCATTGAACTCAATGGGCATCCATGCATTGGGCGCATCGCTTGATCTGTTTCTGGAAGTGGGCATAGATCGCATCGAGCAGCATCTATTGAATCTGACCGATTATTTGGTTGCAGGCTTACGGGAGAAAGGCTATCGCGTCATCAGTTCGCGGCGACCGGGCGAGGCTTCGGCGATTGTCTGTTGCATGCACGAGCAGGTTCCGGCGGTCGAGCTGCATCGCCGGTTGCTTGCCCATCGCATTGTCGTGGTTCAGCGGCTTGGGCGGTTGCGCATCTCGCCGCACTTTTACAACACGTCTGAAGAGATTGACGCGCTACTGGAGCACCTGCCATAG
- a CDS encoding asparaginase: protein MEQAPILVEVTRADTVESRHRGMIAVVNNRGEQIAHLGDTGFVTFLRSSAKPFQAIPVLTSGAAEHFQITNRELAIIIASHNGLDIHTDAVAGLLARAGLRADMLKCGVHPPYDKAKANELGPHGATVLHNNCSGKHTGMLVVCKFLGYDLASYDQPDHPLQQHILSLLARFADMSTGDIAIGVDGCGVPTFALSLYRMALLYAHLVNPNEDRLELPLRQACARVTTAMMEFPEMVGSTHGRFDSDLMNATRGRLIAKVGAEGVYTVGVMPNQQYPTGLGVSVKIEDGDDRRVRAMVVCEVLKQLGVLTNDELEQLTHWRRRDVRNRRGEVVGHIEPAFQLSWSCRS, encoded by the coding sequence ATGGAACAAGCGCCCATCTTGGTCGAAGTGACGCGAGCAGACACGGTCGAGTCGCGGCATCGCGGCATGATCGCCGTCGTCAACAATCGAGGCGAGCAGATTGCTCATCTTGGCGACACCGGGTTCGTCACATTTCTGCGTTCATCGGCCAAACCATTTCAAGCCATCCCTGTGTTGACCAGCGGCGCTGCCGAGCATTTCCAGATCACTAACCGCGAGCTGGCCATCATTATCGCCTCACATAACGGATTGGACATTCACACGGATGCTGTTGCCGGCTTGCTGGCGCGCGCCGGCTTGCGCGCTGATATGCTCAAATGCGGCGTTCACCCTCCGTATGACAAAGCAAAAGCCAATGAACTCGGGCCTCATGGCGCGACGGTTCTTCACAATAACTGTTCGGGTAAACACACCGGCATGCTCGTCGTATGCAAATTCCTAGGCTATGACCTGGCCAGCTACGATCAACCGGATCACCCGTTGCAACAGCATATCCTGAGCTTACTGGCCAGATTCGCTGACATGAGCACAGGTGACATTGCCATTGGCGTTGACGGATGCGGCGTGCCGACGTTCGCTCTTTCGCTCTACCGGATGGCGCTGTTGTATGCTCACCTTGTCAATCCGAACGAAGACCGGTTGGAACTCCCTTTGCGTCAAGCGTGTGCGCGCGTGACCACAGCCATGATGGAGTTCCCCGAAATGGTCGGCTCAACACATGGGCGATTCGATTCTGACTTAATGAACGCAACACGCGGGCGACTGATCGCCAAAGTTGGCGCTGAAGGCGTCTACACGGTCGGCGTGATGCCCAATCAGCAGTATCCGACTGGATTGGGCGTGTCGGTCAAAATTGAAGATGGCGACGATCGCCGTGTACGCGCGATGGTTGTGTGCGAAGTGCTCAAACAGCTCGGCGTGCTGACCAATGATGAACTTGAGCAATTGACGCATTGGCGCCGTCGCGATGTGAGAAATCGGCGAGGCGAGGTGGTGGGTCACATTGAGCCTGCCTTTCAGTTGAGCTGGAGTTGTCGCTCATGA
- a CDS encoding TonB-dependent receptor, with the protein MKRFRLRLIPSLLLLVCGGGTALAQTERTVAGVVVTSRNEAVVGARIIVRSASAERSTTSGADGSFALPAPNEPLIIRVEGKHIKPQQREIGAGEAADNLRIEITYIIPPIHDSIVIQASALEPRIERRNEAVYRDTLFSRDDQIFFTLDAGINAGQHEGGGKSLEIRRFGFNTDHGGVNGGLKVLIDNVQQNQGTQGHGQGYLGQLKSLTPELVEEVNIVNGPFSAEYGDFSGLGVVHIRLREQLPDQLTWRVQGGRFDSFRSFLAYSPALKSARSFIAYEASRTDGPFLNPLRYKRDNLTGNYTWQRRAGEAIGFKMNLSRNDFFSSGQIPLDEVDAGRLDRFGFLNPFNGGRVRSGMAGMYYRKEWASGDSLKLDGFVARSLFDLFSDFTFFLNDEENGDEFQQHDSRLQQGVNAQYLKPYTLGQHQALLTLGANFHDNQINVGLYNTVKRNPIATATKANAHVTNGAWYVQQGIDLWRGHVHLEGGLRFDYFRFDVDDKIMPNLSGTQGASRFQPKAGLAVVPTDRIPMTLYFNYGRGITSQDARGVVQRPDNPRISTTDFYQLGTAYSWRRLSLSSHLFWIDRSNEQVYIPDDGSIEFQGPSRAYGFEARTSVQLLRHLSFNGGLTKVGNAFFRGTTPRVYVDRAPHVVSNAGLTLTDWRGFTSSLRFRYINSYRLDGEDPTIRASGLTVLDWSLAKRVRRWIELNMSIDNLTNKRYYETQNYFESRLRPGDPVIARIHATPGYPITVTVGVTFRLFAKD; encoded by the coding sequence ATGAAGCGTTTTCGATTGAGGTTGATTCCCTCGTTACTGTTGCTGGTCTGCGGTGGCGGCACGGCGCTAGCCCAGACCGAGCGCACCGTCGCCGGCGTAGTTGTCACATCCAGAAACGAAGCCGTCGTTGGAGCCAGGATTATCGTTCGTTCAGCGTCAGCCGAACGAAGTACGACCAGCGGCGCTGACGGCAGTTTTGCGTTACCGGCTCCGAACGAACCGCTCATCATCAGGGTTGAAGGCAAACACATCAAGCCGCAACAACGAGAAATCGGCGCAGGCGAAGCTGCCGACAATCTGAGAATCGAAATCACCTACATTATTCCGCCGATTCACGACAGCATTGTCATTCAAGCGTCGGCGCTGGAGCCTCGGATTGAACGGCGCAACGAAGCAGTGTATCGTGACACGCTGTTTTCGCGCGATGATCAAATCTTCTTCACGCTGGACGCCGGCATCAACGCTGGTCAACACGAAGGAGGGGGCAAGTCGCTGGAGATTCGCCGGTTTGGATTCAACACCGATCATGGCGGGGTCAATGGTGGGCTGAAGGTGCTGATTGACAACGTGCAACAAAACCAGGGGACGCAAGGTCACGGACAAGGCTACCTGGGTCAGTTGAAATCGCTCACGCCGGAATTGGTTGAAGAAGTCAATATCGTCAACGGTCCGTTCAGCGCCGAGTATGGCGACTTTTCTGGTCTTGGCGTGGTTCACATCCGGTTACGTGAGCAGTTGCCTGATCAACTGACCTGGCGTGTCCAAGGCGGTCGCTTTGATAGCTTCCGGAGCTTTCTGGCCTACAGTCCGGCGTTGAAATCGGCTCGCTCATTCATCGCCTACGAAGCCTCGCGCACGGACGGTCCGTTTCTCAATCCGTTGCGTTACAAGCGAGACAACTTGACCGGCAATTACACCTGGCAACGGCGCGCCGGTGAAGCCATCGGCTTCAAGATGAATCTGAGTCGCAATGACTTTTTCTCGTCAGGGCAAATTCCGTTGGACGAAGTGGACGCCGGACGCCTCGACCGCTTTGGCTTTCTCAATCCGTTCAACGGTGGGCGTGTGCGTAGCGGCATGGCTGGCATGTACTATCGCAAGGAGTGGGCTTCGGGCGATTCATTGAAACTGGATGGATTTGTAGCGCGCTCTTTGTTCGATCTGTTCTCTGATTTCACGTTCTTCCTCAACGATGAAGAAAACGGCGACGAATTTCAGCAGCACGATTCGCGCTTACAACAAGGCGTCAACGCGCAGTACCTGAAGCCGTACACGCTCGGCCAGCATCAGGCTTTACTGACACTCGGTGCTAACTTTCATGACAATCAAATCAACGTCGGGCTATACAACACGGTCAAGCGTAATCCAATTGCCACGGCCACCAAAGCCAACGCTCATGTCACCAATGGCGCTTGGTACGTGCAGCAGGGCATAGACCTATGGCGCGGTCATGTGCACCTGGAAGGCGGCTTGCGATTTGACTATTTTCGCTTCGACGTGGATGACAAAATCATGCCGAATTTGTCCGGCACACAAGGGGCATCGCGCTTTCAACCCAAGGCGGGCCTGGCCGTGGTACCGACAGACCGCATTCCGATGACACTCTACTTCAACTACGGGCGTGGCATCACCAGTCAGGATGCTCGCGGCGTTGTACAGCGACCTGACAATCCACGCATTTCGACGACCGATTTTTATCAACTCGGCACGGCATACAGTTGGCGGCGGCTTTCGCTCAGCAGTCATCTATTCTGGATTGATCGCTCCAACGAGCAAGTTTACATCCCCGACGATGGCAGCATCGAATTTCAGGGCCCGAGCCGAGCCTACGGCTTTGAAGCAAGGACATCGGTGCAATTGCTGCGCCACCTGAGTTTCAACGGCGGCCTGACCAAGGTTGGTAATGCCTTTTTCCGCGGCACAACGCCGCGCGTTTACGTTGATCGCGCGCCACACGTCGTGTCCAATGCTGGATTGACGTTGACCGATTGGCGCGGGTTCACCAGCTCGTTACGATTTCGCTATATCAACAGCTACCGTCTGGATGGCGAAGACCCTACGATTCGCGCATCAGGTCTCACGGTTCTGGATTGGAGCCTGGCCAAACGAGTGCGCCGCTGGATCGAGTTGAACATGTCCATTGATAATCTCACCAACAAGCGCTACTACGAAACGCAAAACTATTTTGAATCCCGACTGCGACCTGGCGATCCGGTCATCGCGCGGATTCACGCGACGCCGGGCTATCCCATCACGGTGACGGTCGGCGTCACGTTTCGCCTGTTCGCTAAAGATTGA
- a CDS encoding DUF4198 domain-containing protein produces MKRLGIIVGVLVVSLAASVGAHDTFLKFDSYFLSPDSLVTVNLLTGTFQQSENPIARERMRDVSLITGQGKRIHLPLTAWRDEDNMSRLELRTAAPGTYVVGVALYPKEIHLKAEEFNEYLEHDGIPDMLVERQKQNRLGEDAHELYSKHAKAIFQVGERRTKSFKQPLGYAVEIIPQQNPYTARVGQTMSFLCTKDGKPIPRQFVIAGWETPDGQTGSLSGRTDEQGLVRFPLKIAGRWYVKFIHMVSLTGQPINYESKWATLTFEIR; encoded by the coding sequence ATGAAGCGATTGGGGATCATAGTAGGCGTTCTGGTGGTCAGTTTGGCGGCGTCTGTCGGCGCTCATGATACATTCCTCAAATTTGATTCCTATTTCCTATCGCCTGATTCGTTAGTCACGGTGAACCTGCTGACCGGCACTTTTCAACAAAGTGAAAATCCCATCGCGCGAGAGCGCATGCGCGACGTTAGTCTGATCACGGGTCAGGGCAAGCGTATCCACCTGCCGCTGACGGCGTGGCGGGATGAAGACAACATGTCACGACTAGAATTGCGGACGGCAGCGCCGGGCACGTATGTCGTCGGTGTCGCGCTGTACCCCAAAGAGATTCATCTGAAAGCGGAAGAATTCAACGAATATCTGGAGCACGATGGTATCCCCGATATGCTCGTTGAACGACAGAAGCAAAATCGCCTCGGCGAGGATGCCCATGAGTTATACTCCAAACATGCCAAGGCGATCTTTCAAGTGGGCGAGCGCCGCACTAAGAGTTTCAAGCAGCCATTGGGGTACGCGGTGGAGATCATTCCGCAGCAAAATCCTTATACCGCGAGGGTCGGTCAAACGATGTCGTTTCTGTGCACCAAAGATGGCAAACCGATTCCTCGGCAGTTTGTCATAGCTGGCTGGGAAACGCCTGATGGACAAACCGGCTCACTCTCAGGGCGAACCGACGAGCAGGGACTTGTACGCTTTCCGTTGAAGATTGCCGGTCGGTGGTACGTCAAATTCATTCACATGGTCTCACTGACCGGTCAGCCAATCAACTATGAGTCGAAGTGGGCAACGTTGACGTTTGAAATAAGGTAA
- a CDS encoding DUF4394 domain-containing protein: MNNTRGLLLCTRKALLALVLSVICLTPLISKATSGSDTLYAIDSNNNLIRFSSGNPGEVVMVGPTLPFVGIDFRPADGKLYGITDGAIPTIYVISTEDGRATPVGSPSSTPLDGDSFGFDFNPLPDRIRMTTDNDANLRLNPNNGALVAIDGRLNYVAGGKVHIVASAYTNNFGPSPRQMPGTTLYNIDSLRDALVIQNPPNDGVLNVVGSLGIDVNAQTSFDIVGADNAAYLSAVLPGETVSTLFSVNLTTGQATAIGRIGASGPIQAMAAVLRP, translated from the coding sequence ATGAACAACACTAGAGGATTACTCTTGTGCACCCGGAAGGCACTTCTGGCGTTGGTACTGAGCGTGATCTGCTTGACGCCTCTTATCAGCAAAGCCACCAGTGGCAGCGATACGTTGTACGCCATTGACAGTAACAACAACCTCATTCGCTTTAGTTCCGGCAACCCCGGTGAGGTTGTCATGGTCGGCCCGACGCTGCCCTTTGTTGGCATTGATTTTCGTCCCGCCGATGGCAAGCTATACGGCATCACGGATGGCGCGATACCAACGATTTACGTCATCTCAACCGAAGACGGCCGCGCGACTCCCGTGGGCAGCCCGAGCAGCACGCCGTTGGATGGAGACTCCTTCGGATTTGACTTCAATCCATTGCCTGACCGAATTCGCATGACCACGGATAATGACGCGAATCTGCGGCTTAATCCCAACAACGGTGCTTTGGTGGCCATAGATGGCCGCTTGAATTACGTGGCTGGGGGTAAGGTTCACATTGTGGCTTCGGCCTACACCAACAACTTCGGGCCATCGCCGCGACAGATGCCCGGCACAACGCTCTACAACATTGATTCGCTGCGCGACGCGTTAGTCATTCAGAATCCACCCAATGATGGTGTGCTCAATGTTGTCGGCTCGCTTGGCATTGATGTCAATGCGCAGACAAGCTTCGACATCGTGGGCGCGGACAATGCAGCCTACCTGAGCGCCGTGCTTCCGGGTGAGACTGTCAGCACGTTGTTTTCGGTCAATCTGACAACCGGTCAAGCCACCGCCATTGGTCGGATCGGCGCCTCAGGTCCAATCCAAGCGATGGCGGCGGTTCTCCGACCATAG